A single window of Methanoregula sp. DNA harbors:
- a CDS encoding DUF4209 domain-containing protein, protein MEQHAQDYSISFTIGQLFNQLVNSLKTSGNEIDAEKAQWETTFFFVMFSDGKSKPFSEAYNDKGECIEYPDLKKIEEKQWSYLIERVDTVKNPVLKANYAHILWCSPKKHGKYAQIAIENYLLLVKIYEQKDRDCPTEHFGLKALDCLKQAYFLAIVINYRSEDIKTEFQRLMTSYNPESSSCPSLRTQLFALTLEDKKIFEKEDLAGFDKLCDEVAGIWISRDNLHAAINVYELAERWEMKNYGKNSGIWRRKVAESYESIMRRRLEKEEYAVAVSFCMDAIENYRMIKDTEKIDELGQIYQQIKNKVEFKEFSQSLDLSDHVRRCRTFAKNLMQRTPEEIIGFLATDNKYILPNVQLVREHAKKLGDEYPMSNLFPAVVTDQQGNPAQNFRTDEEREKHSILKRYQIELNLNNKFIIQEILLAGIRENKINTEIVVKFLADNSWAGKNFVKQMPNNQEITKNWIGLLAPALDEYFSQMNNYFLNNSMIPNFILCIDSLTLKIEGLLRDFSELNGIPISDVKRDGIAREKILNDFLIEEKLKTKFSDDELEFLKFLLVEQSGFNLRHRVAHSLMNFQDYNFDYMNYLFIGMLRICKYDIVQNEN, encoded by the coding sequence TTGGAACAACATGCACAGGATTATTCGATTTCCTTTACTATCGGTCAACTTTTTAATCAGTTGGTGAATTCTTTAAAAACATCAGGAAATGAAATTGACGCTGAAAAGGCACAATGGGAAACAACCTTTTTCTTTGTAATGTTCTCCGATGGCAAATCAAAACCTTTCTCAGAAGCCTACAACGATAAAGGTGAATGTATTGAATATCCAGATTTAAAAAAAATCGAAGAGAAGCAATGGTCCTATTTAATTGAACGTGTCGATACTGTAAAAAATCCTGTTCTTAAAGCGAATTATGCTCATATACTCTGGTGCAGCCCGAAAAAACATGGGAAATATGCTCAAATCGCCATTGAAAATTACCTTCTTCTTGTAAAGATTTATGAACAAAAAGATAGAGATTGCCCGACAGAACATTTCGGTCTAAAAGCTCTCGATTGTTTAAAACAAGCCTATTTCTTGGCGATTGTTATCAATTATCGATCAGAGGATATAAAAACAGAATTCCAACGATTAATGACATCTTACAATCCCGAAAGTAGCTCCTGCCCCTCATTACGGACACAACTTTTCGCATTGACCTTGGAAGATAAAAAAATATTTGAAAAAGAAGATCTGGCAGGATTCGATAAACTCTGTGACGAGGTTGCGGGAATTTGGATTTCGAGGGATAATCTCCATGCAGCGATTAATGTATATGAGCTTGCTGAACGCTGGGAGATGAAAAATTACGGAAAAAATAGTGGAATTTGGCGACGGAAAGTAGCTGAATCTTACGAATCAATAATGCGACGCCGGCTTGAAAAAGAAGAATATGCTGTGGCAGTGTCATTTTGTATGGATGCAATTGAAAATTATCGAATGATAAAAGATACGGAAAAAATTGATGAATTAGGGCAAATCTATCAACAAATTAAAAATAAGGTTGAATTTAAAGAATTTTCACAATCTTTAGATTTAAGCGATCATGTTCGAAGGTGTAGAACTTTTGCTAAGAATCTCATGCAAAGAACTCCGGAAGAAATTATCGGTTTTCTTGCCACAGATAACAAATACATTCTCCCCAATGTTCAGTTGGTCAGAGAACATGCAAAAAAATTGGGTGATGAGTATCCAATGAGCAATCTTTTTCCGGCAGTTGTAACTGATCAGCAGGGTAATCCTGCACAGAATTTCAGGACTGATGAAGAACGGGAAAAGCATAGTATACTAAAAAGATACCAGATCGAACTCAATTTAAATAATAAATTCATCATTCAAGAGATTCTCCTTGCCGGGATTCGAGAAAATAAAATCAATACGGAGATAGTAGTCAAATTCCTTGCGGATAATTCGTGGGCTGGTAAAAATTTCGTCAAACAAATGCCCAACAACCAAGAAATTACTAAAAACTGGATTGGCCTTCTTGCTCCTGCACTCGATGAATACTTTTCCCAGATGAATAATTATTTCCTTAACAATTCGATGATTCCGAATTTTATTCTCTGTATCGATTCCCTGACTTTAAAAATCGAAGGCTTATTAAGAGACTTTTCTGAATTGAATGGAATTCCAATATCAGATGTAAAAAGAGATGGAATCGCTAGGGAAAAAATACTGAATGATTTTCTAATCGAAGAGAAGTTAAAAACCAAATTCAGTGATGATGAACTTGAATTTTTAAAATTTTTATTGGTTGAGCAATCGGGATTTAATCTGAGACACCGGGTTGCGCATTCCCTGATGAATTTTCAAGACTATAATTTCGATTATATGAATTACCTCTTCATCGGTATGCTAAGGATCTGCAAATACGATATAGTTCAGAATGAAAATTGA
- a CDS encoding type II toxin-antitoxin system PemK/MazF family toxin, translated as MGLFVKGQVVKVLFPFSDLSGSKKRPGFVVANLHGDDTLICQITSQNDEHDPYAISLNSSDFEDGSLRYSSFIRPSKLFTADSTIISDVIGYVNQTKMDEVEQSIIRILQSK; from the coding sequence TTGGGATTATTTGTAAAAGGACAGGTTGTAAAAGTCCTTTTTCCCTTTTCTGATCTCAGTGGTTCCAAAAAAAGACCGGGTTTTGTTGTGGCAAACCTGCATGGGGATGATACACTCATCTGCCAGATTACAAGCCAGAATGACGAGCATGATCCCTATGCAATTTCCTTAAACTCCTCGGATTTTGAAGACGGCAGTTTACGATATTCGAGTTTCATCCGTCCCAGCAAACTGTTCACAGCAGATTCCACGATTATCTCCGATGTAATTGGGTATGTGAACCAGACAAAAATGGATGAAGTCGAACAATCGATTATCCGGATTTTGCAATCGAAATAG
- a CDS encoding restriction endonuclease subunit S, with amino-acid sequence MKRGELPEGWEWKRLEEIAEINSRFEKNSFNDETKVTFLPMRCVEELTGRMDTSIEKKYGEIKTGYTPIQEGDLLFAKITPCIENGKIAIAQNLINGIGFASTEFHTLKFSPDNATKFYFFYLMQEKIRQEAAQNMTGTAGQQRVPVTFLKRLKVPVPPLPVQRQIVAVLEQAETVKRQRQEADALTGALLQSVFYEMFGDPVRNERGWEVKVLNDLVIDKKSISCGPFGSQLKIGEYTADGIPVLGIDNVAINKFIQAKPKFISKEKFKQLIAFKVRDDDVLISRTGTIARTCVLPKDFGDAIIGPNLLRISLNQKEILPIFLSVSFSYFPSMIDQILRVSPGATVAVLNTENLRKIRIIVPPLALQQHFARVVEEVERIREQQVASGKEIKGLCEGLMARAFAGELVG; translated from the coding sequence GTGAAGCGGGGGGAGCTGCCGGAGGGGTGGGAGTGGAAGAGGCTCGAAGAAATAGCGGAAATAAATTCAAGATTTGAGAAGAATTCCTTCAATGATGAAACCAAAGTTACATTTTTACCGATGAGATGTGTTGAGGAATTGACCGGCAGGATGGACACATCGATCGAGAAAAAATATGGTGAAATAAAAACCGGCTATACCCCAATTCAGGAAGGGGATTTACTTTTTGCAAAAATTACACCCTGTATTGAGAATGGAAAAATCGCAATCGCCCAGAATTTAATAAATGGAATCGGTTTCGCTTCCACAGAATTTCACACGTTGAAATTTTCACCGGATAACGCAACAAAATTTTATTTCTTTTACTTGATGCAAGAAAAAATCCGGCAGGAAGCAGCACAAAACATGACCGGAACTGCCGGACAACAAAGAGTGCCAGTGACTTTCTTAAAAAGATTGAAAGTACCAGTCCCCCCGCTACCTGTCCAGCGCCAGATCGTTGCCGTGCTCGAACAGGCGGAGACAGTGAAGCGGCAGCGGCAGGAGGCGGACGCACTGACGGGAGCGCTGTTGCAGAGCGTGTTCTATGAGATGTTTGGGGATCCGGTGAGGAATGAGCGGGGATGGGAAGTAAAAGTTCTTAATGATCTTGTTATTGATAAAAAATCAATTTCATGCGGTCCTTTTGGAAGTCAATTGAAGATCGGAGAATATACTGCTGACGGAATTCCTGTATTGGGAATCGACAATGTAGCAATTAACAAGTTCATCCAAGCCAAGCCAAAATTCATCTCAAAAGAGAAATTTAAACAACTAATCGCGTTCAAGGTTAGAGATGATGACGTTTTAATTTCACGCACAGGAACGATCGCCCGTACTTGTGTTCTTCCGAAGGATTTCGGTGATGCAATTATCGGTCCGAATTTACTTAGAATTTCATTAAACCAAAAAGAAATTTTACCAATATTCCTGTCTGTTTCATTCAGTTATTTCCCATCAATGATTGATCAAATTTTACGAGTATCCCCTGGCGCAACCGTAGCAGTATTGAATACAGAAAACCTCCGTAAAATCAGAATAATAGTTCCCCCGCTCGCCCTCCAGCAGCATTTCGCCCGCGTTGTCGAGGAAGTAGAGCGGATTCGTGAGCAGCAGGTGGCATCGGGTAAGGAGATCAAGGGGTTGTGCGAGGGGCTGATGGCGAGGGCGTTTGCTGGGGAGTTGGTTGGATAA
- a CDS encoding Panacea domain-containing protein, giving the protein MKTKKQINALLYAIEEYPDIGRTKLMKFVFFVDLVMYNRRGETLLQDEYVRMPHGPVPPLAYTLTSCSNDFFNVRQVLVSYQNNRYREYRFTPLKKADMSLFDHEQKTIFAKVLDLLKKNTAVAISTLTHQLDLWKTVENGYKIPLDLFKLEERELTEQKAEPAVMNETMCDIEFDDQMQVAGVYEVPVTALLSERSLAKEWLKPEEDKAWDYL; this is encoded by the coding sequence ATGAAAACGAAAAAACAGATCAATGCTCTCCTGTATGCGATTGAAGAGTATCCGGATATCGGCAGGACCAAGTTGATGAAGTTTGTTTTTTTTGTTGACCTCGTCATGTATAACCGCAGGGGGGAAACGCTCCTTCAGGACGAATATGTCCGCATGCCTCACGGCCCGGTTCCTCCTTTAGCATACACACTGACCTCGTGTTCAAATGATTTCTTCAATGTAAGACAAGTCCTCGTCAGTTATCAAAACAACCGGTACCGTGAATACCGTTTCACCCCTTTGAAAAAAGCTGACATGTCGCTGTTCGATCATGAACAGAAAACTATCTTTGCCAAGGTTCTTGATCTCCTGAAGAAAAATACCGCAGTCGCGATCAGTACACTTACCCACCAGTTGGATCTGTGGAAAACAGTGGAAAACGGATACAAAATTCCTCTCGATCTCTTCAAACTGGAAGAACGGGAATTGACCGAACAGAAGGCAGAACCAGCCGTAATGAATGAAACTATGTGCGATATAGAATTTGACGATCAGATGCAGGTTGCCGGTGTGTATGAAGTGCCGGTTACAGCTCTTTTAAGTGAGCGGTCCCTTGCAAAGGAGTGGCTCAAACCCGAGGAGGACAAAGCTTGGGATTATTTGTAA
- a CDS encoding DEAD/DEAH box helicase family protein: MDRNEFRTRLEMIDVLLKEQGWVVANRSRVQSEVDTKQSDFVAKSYKTVSETLKNDMESKYVDYLLLDSFGAPLAIVEAKRTSKDPHLGQKQAEMYADDIKRQTGKDVFIFLSNGYRIIFWDRERYSPRDVKGFYAQADLERLRFQKTQDASSPVEVDTTIVDRTKGIECVKRVVEHLQHGHRKGLIVMATGTGKTRVAMAIIKILMEKGLVQKVLFLTDRRALRDQAMNKGFKTFFPEEGRDTIFAGKYDKSKRLYVSTIQTFQEIYLDKDKNGQFRLSPGEFDLIISDEAHRSIYNKWKDVFTYFDAIQIGLTATPSEIIEKDTLRFFECHDGSPTALYSYDEAVRDGVLVDFRKSIFGAQTHFQIAGVRRQDLSEGERLRLLEQGIDPDEIDFEGTELEKKVAVKGTSEAIVREFMENALMDQTGTLPAKSIIFAISKKHAYRLQEAFDTLYPEYKGTLARTIVSEDSRADQLIKAFEKESMPRVAISVDMLDTGIDVPEVCNLVFAKPVFSKIKFWQMLGRGTRANSACEHFTWLPEGKKEYFQVFDFWNNFEYWQMNPDGVKNESPDAITNRIFLSKIKQLAFLREQGDEARAGQVKDQILADIRSLPPDSVSIRDNKQEIAKALDPHLWDNVAIDPLQFLTQKIMPLMRYQQDVNLNTAIFSLRCEQLKHAILRGDAGEIERQQKMIALMVECLPLTINRVQEREGFICEVLSKSFWQSVSYEAAERMLAELAPLMPFMRKEPQQTIVIDMGDKIEMRELIQMLGEKEQTYITKYREHVEERIKQLAAENPVIRKIARDEVLSEADLQQLEATIFGPDLAKNSAELGKAVTSTESILVSFIKRVLGMYGEANPAERIRDAFRTYMIENNKHYSADQLNFIRMVESVFSQKKHITYADFWEPPFITLGNAPEPMFSTDELNSFVGICTRVERELFAAGV; the protein is encoded by the coding sequence TTGGATCGCAACGAATTCCGGACACGGCTGGAGATGATCGATGTCCTGCTGAAAGAACAGGGCTGGGTTGTTGCCAATCGTTCCCGAGTTCAATCTGAAGTCGATACCAAACAGTCTGATTTTGTTGCGAAAAGTTACAAGACCGTTTCCGAGACCCTGAAAAACGATATGGAGAGCAAGTATGTCGATTACCTGCTGCTCGACAGTTTTGGTGCGCCGCTTGCCATAGTGGAGGCAAAGCGGACATCCAAGGATCCCCACCTCGGGCAGAAACAGGCCGAGATGTATGCTGATGACATCAAACGCCAGACCGGCAAGGACGTATTCATCTTTCTCTCGAACGGTTACCGGATCATTTTCTGGGACCGGGAGCGGTACAGCCCACGGGATGTGAAAGGGTTCTATGCACAGGCGGATCTGGAACGTCTCCGGTTCCAGAAGACGCAGGACGCGTCATCCCCGGTCGAAGTCGATACAACCATTGTCGACCGGACAAAAGGGATCGAGTGCGTCAAGCGGGTGGTGGAGCACCTCCAGCATGGGCACCGTAAGGGGCTCATCGTCATGGCTACTGGTACCGGGAAGACCCGGGTAGCGATGGCAATCATCAAGATCCTGATGGAGAAAGGTCTCGTCCAGAAAGTTCTGTTCCTTACAGATCGCCGGGCACTGCGGGACCAGGCGATGAATAAAGGATTCAAGACGTTTTTCCCCGAGGAAGGGCGGGATACGATCTTCGCCGGGAAGTACGATAAGAGCAAGCGGCTATACGTCTCCACCATCCAGACGTTTCAGGAAATTTATCTCGACAAGGATAAGAATGGGCAGTTCAGGCTTTCCCCCGGGGAGTTCGACCTGATCATCTCCGATGAGGCGCACCGCTCGATCTATAACAAGTGGAAAGATGTGTTCACGTACTTCGATGCAATCCAGATCGGATTGACGGCTACACCTTCGGAGATCATTGAGAAAGACACCCTCCGGTTTTTTGAGTGTCATGACGGGTCACCTACCGCGTTGTACTCCTATGACGAAGCGGTAAGAGATGGGGTACTGGTGGATTTCCGAAAGAGTATTTTCGGCGCCCAGACTCATTTCCAGATTGCCGGGGTGCGGCGGCAGGATCTTTCGGAAGGTGAGCGGTTAAGGCTGCTGGAGCAGGGGATCGATCCGGACGAAATCGATTTCGAGGGCACGGAACTGGAGAAGAAGGTGGCGGTCAAGGGTACTTCGGAAGCGATCGTCCGCGAGTTCATGGAGAATGCTCTCATGGACCAGACCGGGACGTTGCCGGCAAAGTCGATCATCTTTGCGATCTCAAAGAAGCACGCGTACCGGTTGCAGGAAGCATTTGATACACTCTATCCCGAGTACAAGGGCACGCTCGCCCGGACGATCGTATCGGAGGACTCCCGGGCGGACCAGCTGATCAAAGCCTTCGAGAAGGAATCGATGCCCCGGGTTGCGATCTCGGTTGATATGCTGGATACAGGTATCGATGTGCCCGAAGTCTGCAACCTTGTCTTTGCAAAACCGGTCTTCTCGAAGATCAAATTCTGGCAGATGCTTGGCAGGGGTACGCGGGCAAACAGCGCCTGTGAACATTTTACGTGGCTGCCGGAGGGGAAGAAGGAGTATTTCCAGGTCTTTGATTTCTGGAATAACTTCGAATACTGGCAGATGAACCCGGACGGGGTGAAGAACGAATCGCCGGATGCCATCACGAACCGGATCTTCCTCTCCAAGATCAAGCAGCTCGCATTCCTCCGGGAGCAGGGTGACGAGGCGCGTGCAGGGCAGGTGAAGGACCAGATCCTTGCCGATATCCGCTCGCTGCCCCCGGACTCGGTGAGCATCCGCGACAACAAACAGGAGATTGCAAAGGCTCTCGACCCGCACCTCTGGGACAACGTGGCCATCGACCCGCTCCAGTTCCTGACCCAGAAGATCATGCCCCTGATGCGGTACCAGCAGGACGTGAACCTCAACACCGCGATCTTCTCGCTGCGCTGCGAGCAGCTCAAGCACGCGATCCTCCGGGGCGATGCGGGCGAGATCGAGCGGCAGCAGAAGATGATCGCCCTGATGGTGGAGTGCCTGCCGCTCACGATCAACAGGGTGCAGGAACGGGAGGGATTCATCTGCGAGGTGCTCTCGAAGTCGTTCTGGCAATCCGTATCCTACGAGGCAGCGGAGCGGATGCTTGCCGAGCTTGCGCCGCTGATGCCCTTCATGCGCAAGGAACCGCAGCAGACCATTGTCATCGACATGGGCGACAAGATCGAGATGCGGGAACTGATCCAGATGCTCGGCGAGAAGGAGCAGACCTACATCACCAAGTACCGCGAGCATGTCGAGGAGCGGATCAAACAACTCGCGGCCGAGAACCCGGTCATCCGGAAGATCGCCCGCGACGAAGTGCTCTCCGAAGCCGATCTCCAGCAGCTCGAAGCCACCATCTTCGGCCCCGACCTCGCGAAGAACAGCGCGGAGCTGGGGAAAGCCGTGACCAGCACCGAGAGCATCCTCGTCTCGTTCATCAAGCGGGTGCTCGGGATGTACGGCGAGGCCAACCCGGCGGAGCGGATCCGGGATGCGTTCCGGACGTACATGATCGAGAACAACAAGCACTATTCGGCAGACCAGCTCAATTTCATCCGCATGGTCGAATCGGTCTTTTCCCAGAAGAAGCACATCACCTACGCCGACTTCTGGGAGCCGCCGTTCATCACGCTCGGGAATGCGCCGGAGCCAATGTTTTCCACAGATGAACTGAATTCGTTTGTCGGGATATGTACGCGGGTTGAGCGGGAACTGTTTGCGGCTGGGGTGTAG